Genomic window (Paenibacillus sp. 37):
CCTTACGAGCCGGCTGTAGAGGTTGATTATCCGAAAGAGTATGCAGCAACATTGAGATTGGATACAGCGTGGCCGGAACAAGTAGATGACGTATGGGTTGAGATTGATTATGAAGGAGACGTTGCAGCAGCGCATATTCATCATCAGATGTTAACAGATCATATTCACTATGGGCATAGCTGGATGCTTGGTTTGAAGCAATCCCGTCATTTGTTGGCCGATCACGAGCTTCGTCTTTCCATAACTCCAATTCGAAGAGGAACGATCAAAAGTTATGTGAATCAGGCTTATGTGGAGCGGTTTGAGGGCGTGGAGATTGGGAAGTTTAACGAGATTCGGGTAAGACCACATTACCGGGTTGGGTTGGTATTGGCGGGAGTTAGGGAAGACACTTAGTCTAAATGAGGGATTTAACAACAGATAAACAAGACTTAAGCAAGAGTTAACTGACGTTTATAATGCAGAGGGTTCTTTCTCCGAACGATTGTGAGGGGAGAGAACCTTTTTATTGCTTTGTTATGTAAAACAAATGATTACTATTCATGGTAAAAAGATCTTGACTGGTAAGCGTTTTCAATTTATTATAACTCCATAACCTTAACGATAAAGTTTATTAAACTAAAAAACGTAATTATAATAAAGTTATTATTTGTTTATTTACTAACAAAAAACCTCTATTACCAACGATTTTAGTTAACTTATTGCCTAGAGCAGGGTTAATTGAAATAAAAAAACAAATACAGGAGGTTCCAAACGAATGGTTAATCTGAAAAAGTGTACCATATTCACGGTTATTGCTGCTCTCATGTTCATGGTATTAGGGAGTGCAGCACCCAAAGCATCTGCTGCCACAGGATTTTATGTAAGCGATAACAAGTTGTATGATTCCACAGGCAAGGCCTTTGTCATCAGAGGTGTTAATCACGGACATTCCTGGTTCAAAAATGATCTGAATACCGCTATTCCTGCAATCGCCAAAACAGGTGCCAATACGGTACGCATTGTTCTTTCGAATGGTAGCCTGTACACCAAAGATGATCTGAACGCTGTTAAAAATATTATTAATGTGGTTAACCAAAATAAAATGATTGCTGTACTTGAAGTGCATGACGCCACAGGGAAAGATGATTATAATTCGTTGGATGCGGCAGTGAACTACTGGATTAGTATTAAGGAAGCTTTGATAGGCAAAGAAGATCGGGTAATCGTCAACATCGCCAATGAATGGTATGGAACGTGGAATGGAAGTGCGTGGGCTGATGGTTACAAAAAAGCCATTCCGAAACTCCGTAATGCCGGAATCAAAAATACGCTAATTGTGGATGCAGCTGGATGGGGACAGTTCCCTCAATCCATCGTGGATTATGGACAAAGTGTATTTGCAGCCGATTCTCAAAAGAATACCGTCTTCTCCATTCATATGTATGAGTATGCTGGCAAAGATGCTGCAACGGTCAAAGCCAATATGGAGAATGTGCTGAACAAAGGATTGGCTCTGATCATTGGTGAATTCGGGGGATATCACACAAACGGTGATGTGGACGAGTATGCCATCATGAGATATGGTCAGGAAAAAGGGGTAGGCTGGCTTGCTTGGTCTTGGTACGGAAACAGCTCTGGTCTGAACTATCTGGACATGGCCACAGGTCCGAACGGAAGCTTAACGAGTTTTGGCAACACCGTAGTTAATGATACCTATGGTATTAAAAACACTTCCCAAAAAGCGGGGATTTTCTAATCCACCGATGAAACAGGAACACTCTGACGGTTACGTCAGGGTGTTTTTTTAATAAAATAGCTCAATCGTTGATAGTTTTTGAATATTTCCGTTTTGTTTTAAAATATTTTGTTTTCAAAATAAAACAAAGATGTTAAACTCGGATTAGGAATAAAACAAACATTATCGGAGGGAAACAAATGGTACAGAGTTTATGGAATGCATCGCAGGCATCTGAGAAAACAACAGGACTTGAGCAGTTGGTTTACCGATCCAATCTGATTGGATCTGATCGCAGTGTATGTAACATCTACGGTGGTAATACGTCTACCAAAACGACAGTGAAGGATTTTCGTGGTCGTGATGTAGAAGTAATGTATGTGAAGGGAAGCGGCTCTGATCTGGGTTCCATGGAAGCGAAACATTTTACCGGACTTGGGCTTGAAGACATTCGACCATTAATTGAACGTGAATCCATGTCGGATGAAGAGATGGTTGAATATCTGGGACATTGCATGATTGATGCCAAGCACCCGCGTGCCTCCATCGAGACTCTGCTGCATGCGTTCCTTCCATATAAACATGTGGATCATACGCACCCGGATGCGATTATCAGCCTGTGTTGTGCGCATAAAGGCAAGGAATTGGCGAAAGAGATCTACGGTGATCGATTTGTATGGGTGCCTTACGTACGTCCAGGGTTTACGTTATCTAAAATGATTGCTGAAAGCGTATTCTCGAATCCCAATGTCGAACTCGTACTGATGGAAAAACACGGACTTGTCACTTGGGGTGAAACATCCGAGGAATGTTACGCTCAAACGATCAAGATTATCAATGAAGCAGAAGCTTTCATCGAAGCACGGGTGAACGAAGAAAGTTTGTTTGGTGGTGTGAAGCACCCGGCGCTTGCCGCTGATGTTCGTCGTCAGATCGTATCACGTGTGATGCCAACGATTCGTGGAGCGGTATCGGATAGTAAAAAAATGATTTTATCCTTTGATGATCAAGAGGACGTACTTGCTTTTGTGGGAGGAGCAGATTCCCCGGAATTGTCTCAGGTGGGTGCAGCTTGCCCGGATCATCTGGTACATACCAAAGTGGTACCTCTGTTCATCGATTGGACGCCGGATGCGGAAGATATTGAAGGTTTAAAAGCCAAGCTGGTAGAAGGTGTAGCTGCCTACAAAGAGCAATATCAGCAGTATTTTGAGAGCAACAAAAACGAAGGTGATGTCATGTTCGAAGCGGCACCACGCGTTATTCTCATTCCTGGTGTGGGCATGATTAACACAGGCAAGAGCTGGGCGCTTTCCCAAGTAAGCGGAGCGTTGTATCACAGAGCGATTGCTGTTATGCGTGGAGCTACTAGCTTGGGTCAATTTGTATCACTCAGCGCAAACGAGTCTTACAATGTGGAGTACTGGCCGCTGGAATTGTATAAATTGTCTCTGGCTCCGGCCGAAACCGAATTCTCCCGCAAAGTGGCGTTTATCACAGGTGGCGCAGGTGGTATCGGAAGTGAAACAGCGCGGAGATTGGTATCTGAAGGCGCACATGTGGTGCTTGCTGATCTCAACCTGGAGGGCGCACAGAAGGTAGCACAGGAAATCAATGATCAGTACGGTGCGAATCGTGCTTATGCGCTAAAAATGGACGTAACCGATGAGGAAGCCGTTCAATCTGCGTATGCAGATGTTGCGGTGCAATATGGCGGAGTGGATATCATCGTGAACAATGCGGGACTAGCGACATCCAGCCCATTTGACGAAACGTCCCTGAAGGAATGGAACCTGAACATGAATGTACTGGGTACAGGGTATTTCCTTGTGGCTCGTGAAGCGTTCAAGCTGATGAAACAGCAGGGTATTGGGGGAAGCATGGTATTTATCGGTTCCAAGAACTCGGTGTATGCAGGTAAAAGTGCTTCTGCTTACAGCTCAGCGAAAGCGCTGGAAGCACATCTGGCACGTTGTATTGCAGCAGAAGGTGGAGAGTATGGCATTCGTGTCAACACGATTCTTCCAGATGCCATTCTACAGGGTTCAGCAATCTGGAACGGTTCCTGGAGAAATGAACGAGCAGCTGCATATGGAATTGAACCGGATCAATTGGAAGAGTATTATCGCAAACGGACGACATTGCTCGTGAATATCTATCCAAGAGATATTGCGGAAGGAATCGCATTCTTTGCTTCTTCGAAATCCGAAAAAACAACCGGTTGCATGATGACCATTGATGGCGGTGTACCGGCAGCATTTACACGTTAAAATAGGAGGGTTCTTGCGGATGGATAACCAAGTTAAGCAAGCGTATGAAGCAGCCAAGGCATTGTATGCCCAACACGGAATAGATACGGACGAGGTGCTGAATAAACTCAGGGAGATCAAAGTATCCGTACACTGCTGGCAAGGCGACGATGTCAAAGGATTTCTGAATAAAGATGGGGAGTTAACAGGGGGTATTTCCGTTACAGGTCAATATCCGGGGGCTGCGACCACACCAGCAGAACTTCGTAACGATCTGGAGCAAGCTTTTGCTCTGATTCCCGGCAAACATAAGGTCAATCTGCACGCGATTTACACGGATACAGACGAGCAGGTTGAACTGGATCAGATTGAGCCAAAGCATTATGAGAAGTGGGTGAAATGGGCCAAAGAACAAGGACTCGGTCTGGACTTCAACCCAACATGTTTTTCCCATGAAAAATCAAGTGACGGGTTCACGCTCAGTCATCCAGACCCTGAAATTCGCAAGTTCTGGATTGATCACTGCAAGGCATCCCGCCGGATTGGTGCTTACTTCGGGGAACAGCTTGGTCAGACTTGTGTAACCAATGTATGGGTACCGGATGGATTCAAGGATAATCCCGTTGATCGGTTGACACCACGCAAACGTCTCAAAGAATCGCTGGACGAAGTATTCGCTGAATCACTTAACCCGGAGCACAACCTGGACGCGGTAGAGAGTAAGCTGTTTGGTCTGGGTTCGGAAGCATATGTGGTGGGTTCTCATGAATTTTATATGGGTTACGGTTTGCAAAATGATACGTTGATCTGTCTTGATGCGGGTCATTTCCATCCAACAGAGGTTATTTCCAATAAACTGTCGTCCTTGTCATTGTTTACAAGTGGCATCCTGCTTCACGTAAGTCGCCCGATGCGTTGGGATAGTG
Coding sequences:
- a CDS encoding glycoside hydrolase family 5 protein, whose product is MFMVLGSAAPKASAATGFYVSDNKLYDSTGKAFVIRGVNHGHSWFKNDLNTAIPAIAKTGANTVRIVLSNGSLYTKDDLNAVKNIINVVNQNKMIAVLEVHDATGKDDYNSLDAAVNYWISIKEALIGKEDRVIVNIANEWYGTWNGSAWADGYKKAIPKLRNAGIKNTLIVDAAGWGQFPQSIVDYGQSVFAADSQKNTVFSIHMYEYAGKDAATVKANMENVLNKGLALIIGEFGGYHTNGDVDEYAIMRYGQEKGVGWLAWSWYGNSSGLNYLDMATGPNGSLTSFGNTVVNDTYGIKNTSQKAGIF
- a CDS encoding bifunctional aldolase/short-chain dehydrogenase, with amino-acid sequence MVQSLWNASQASEKTTGLEQLVYRSNLIGSDRSVCNIYGGNTSTKTTVKDFRGRDVEVMYVKGSGSDLGSMEAKHFTGLGLEDIRPLIERESMSDEEMVEYLGHCMIDAKHPRASIETLLHAFLPYKHVDHTHPDAIISLCCAHKGKELAKEIYGDRFVWVPYVRPGFTLSKMIAESVFSNPNVELVLMEKHGLVTWGETSEECYAQTIKIINEAEAFIEARVNEESLFGGVKHPALAADVRRQIVSRVMPTIRGAVSDSKKMILSFDDQEDVLAFVGGADSPELSQVGAACPDHLVHTKVVPLFIDWTPDAEDIEGLKAKLVEGVAAYKEQYQQYFESNKNEGDVMFEAAPRVILIPGVGMINTGKSWALSQVSGALYHRAIAVMRGATSLGQFVSLSANESYNVEYWPLELYKLSLAPAETEFSRKVAFITGGAGGIGSETARRLVSEGAHVVLADLNLEGAQKVAQEINDQYGANRAYALKMDVTDEEAVQSAYADVAVQYGGVDIIVNNAGLATSSPFDETSLKEWNLNMNVLGTGYFLVAREAFKLMKQQGIGGSMVFIGSKNSVYAGKSASAYSSAKALEAHLARCIAAEGGEYGIRVNTILPDAILQGSAIWNGSWRNERAAAYGIEPDQLEEYYRKRTTLLVNIYPRDIAEGIAFFASSKSEKTTGCMMTIDGGVPAAFTR
- the rhaA gene encoding L-rhamnose isomerase, yielding MDNQVKQAYEAAKALYAQHGIDTDEVLNKLREIKVSVHCWQGDDVKGFLNKDGELTGGISVTGQYPGAATTPAELRNDLEQAFALIPGKHKVNLHAIYTDTDEQVELDQIEPKHYEKWVKWAKEQGLGLDFNPTCFSHEKSSDGFTLSHPDPEIRKFWIDHCKASRRIGAYFGEQLGQTCVTNVWVPDGFKDNPVDRLTPRKRLKESLDEVFAESLNPEHNLDAVESKLFGLGSEAYVVGSHEFYMGYGLQNDTLICLDAGHFHPTEVISNKLSSLSLFTSGILLHVSRPMRWDSDHVVIMDDELLEIARELVRHDLLATTHIGLDFFDASINRVAAWVVGTRNTIKALLRAMLEPVNALKQAELEGDYTLRLALTEEFKSYPFGAIWDYYCAQQGVPVREKWITDIKTYEQDVLLQRDKSLV